The following proteins are encoded in a genomic region of Deltaproteobacteria bacterium:
- a CDS encoding radical SAM protein, whose protein sequence is MKNLYINQFNPAGERCLLPLAAGILAACVREDPVLKGHYRTSINFLRQEPAKVVSELIDPVVLAFSGYVWNIRQSLLVAKQAKERFPHCVIIFGGPSIPRYETDIGHFLSQHEFIDILAHGEGEITLVEILRALLEGSDLNNVKGISFRSKESPSGYIKTTPRERITDLNLVPSPFLTGIFDEILARHREQITGTIWETNRGCPFACTFCDWGQVTQSRVIIHTEERLVREMDWMSKNEIPYIFATDANFGIKERDLKIAEYLGHLHKTTGSPRYILINWMKNSRKKTIDIADALRRNGMGFMVTLSMQSFDEDTLEAIKRTNIDLETFASLKKEYNERGIETYSELLLGLPGETYESFTNGLMKVLSPLPTDHFALYLTNALPNSEMAEPEYREQYGIETRFTKSTVLRQRTVNRDVYEVDETIVGTRSMPVPDWCRAFCFGYLLKALHNMKVAFYTIEFLREHYAITPKSFIEYLIQAGRTPGRAPMMAKLLKELDRNTDSILRGDDNMLSFEGYPEYHWEPHEICFLAAYHGEEDFHRELKNLTVEFVVEKGHGDEVPLVREVCSYQEAVSPLNKSRVPFHVEFEYNLLEYFNALLKNKNGVEILKEPCILEFESSYKEERKGNDINYLLAVVRAHASGLNSYCRVKEIPWFKFKKEADPHVAGLE, encoded by the coding sequence ATGAAGAATCTGTACATCAACCAATTTAATCCGGCGGGCGAGCGTTGTCTCTTACCGCTTGCGGCCGGTATTTTAGCTGCTTGCGTTCGGGAAGACCCTGTTCTCAAAGGTCATTACCGTACTTCCATTAACTTCTTGAGACAAGAACCGGCCAAGGTTGTGAGTGAATTGATTGACCCTGTGGTTCTGGCATTTTCGGGCTATGTCTGGAATATCCGTCAATCCCTTCTAGTGGCCAAGCAAGCCAAGGAACGATTTCCGCATTGTGTCATTATTTTTGGAGGCCCCTCTATACCCAGATACGAAACAGACATTGGTCATTTTCTTTCCCAACACGAATTTATTGATATCTTAGCTCACGGGGAAGGGGAGATCACCCTTGTCGAAATTTTGCGTGCGCTCCTGGAAGGTTCAGATTTAAACAATGTTAAGGGAATAAGTTTCCGTTCCAAGGAAAGCCCGAGTGGATATATCAAGACTACACCGCGCGAACGTATTACTGATTTGAATCTCGTTCCCTCACCATTTTTAACCGGAATATTCGATGAAATCTTGGCCCGTCATAGAGAACAGATTACGGGTACGATCTGGGAAACCAATCGAGGTTGTCCCTTTGCCTGTACATTTTGCGACTGGGGACAGGTCACGCAGAGTCGAGTCATTATACACACGGAAGAGCGCCTTGTCCGTGAGATGGACTGGATGAGTAAGAATGAAATTCCTTATATTTTCGCAACTGATGCCAATTTTGGCATCAAGGAACGTGACTTGAAGATCGCAGAATATTTGGGTCACTTACATAAGACGACAGGTTCCCCGCGTTATATCCTGATTAACTGGATGAAAAATTCTCGTAAAAAAACAATCGATATAGCGGATGCCTTGCGTCGAAATGGAATGGGTTTTATGGTAACGTTGTCCATGCAATCTTTCGATGAAGACACCTTAGAGGCCATTAAACGCACCAACATTGATTTGGAGACCTTTGCCTCATTAAAGAAGGAATATAATGAACGCGGCATTGAGACCTACTCTGAACTTCTTCTGGGATTACCCGGTGAAACGTACGAATCGTTTACCAATGGCTTAATGAAGGTCCTGTCGCCTTTACCAACAGATCACTTTGCCCTTTATCTTACCAATGCCTTACCAAATTCAGAAATGGCTGAACCGGAATATCGTGAACAGTATGGCATTGAAACGCGTTTCACAAAATCGACTGTACTTCGACAGCGCACTGTCAATCGGGATGTTTATGAAGTGGATGAAACTATCGTTGGCACAAGGTCAATGCCGGTACCTGATTGGTGTCGGGCTTTTTGCTTCGGGTATCTCCTAAAGGCGCTGCATAATATGAAAGTGGCTTTTTATACCATAGAATTCTTAAGGGAACATTATGCCATTACACCAAAAAGTTTCATCGAATATCTGATTCAGGCCGGACGAACTCCCGGCCGCGCGCCAATGATGGCAAAATTGCTTAAAGAACTCGATCGTAATACAGATTCAATTCTGCGTGGTGATGACAACATGCTTTCGTTTGAGGGATATCCAGAGTATCACTGGGAACCTCACGAGATCTGTTTTCTTGCAGCTTATCACGGTGAGGAAGATTTTCATCGTGAATTGAAAAACTTAACAGTTGAGTTTGTCGTTGAGAAGGGGCACGGTGATGAAGTTCCTTTGGTGAGAGAGGTCTGTTCGTATCAGGAAGCGGTTTCTCCACTAAATAAAAGCCGTGTCCCGTTTCATGTGGAATTTGAATATAATCTTTTAGAGTATTTTAATGCTTTATTGAAAAATAAAAATGGCGTTGAGATTTTAAAAGAGCCTTGTATTTTGGAATTTGAATCCTCTTACAAAGAGGAAAGAAAGGGGAATGACATTAATTATCTTTTGGCGGTTGTTCGCGCCCATGCTTCTGGGTTAAACTCGTACTGCCGGGTGAAAGAGATTCCTTGGTTCAAATTTAAAAAAGAAGCCGATCCTCACGTGGCAGGTTTAGAGTAA
- a CDS encoding thiamine pyrophosphate-binding protein, whose protein sequence is MSGEKKLKYSSDIIIRKAEPSPHDHILLNKTIFDKSQLSNDFFDYSKGVVRKPWGYEYLIYQNDTVAVWILYIQKDYQTSLHAHLSKKTSITVLSGKAVCSTAEGEYLREAGKGMVYGNNVFHRTKSISDNGTFVMEIETPVNKRDLVRAVDDYGREKLGYEGLSNLSINLHNYNYISFIDSNIYYNIKKRFGPSGIELHKIDCLESFTKHTQGDWDLIVLLKGEITDRVGKVLLGVGDSISRKEFLGQKHLIQLREPIEIIIVKKSDLTLRLSDFIVSFLKKRGIKNFFFVVDTINAHLVDAIVRDTDLQSLCCSTENTAMLAGEAYTKLTGKLAVVVVSSGSSAMNTLTGLANTWIDSTPLLIISAQSRSSNLDMPANQKIRQLANKEIDIVNIVRPITKYAKVVSEASCIKEDLEQAITSALEGRQGPAWLDIPIDILGTNIDESELSSLKQNKSAIYKFSNNLQDNIKRILDLLQSSSRPVILAGYGVRAAKAEQELYRLIRSLSVPLLVSRRGIDLVPEDFTNYFGCPGTYGQRSANFIIQNCDLLITIGARLSLPLVGRTYKAFARKAFKILIDIDPDELKKPTVHADLQINADAKEFLNEMGQYLNQLKSFQYDAWISKCQYWKKKYPPHHDYNLATKDYEINPYHFVEALSGLLSKDAIIVVDGGSTLDYVMQAFKVKKGQRIISSPGLEYQGFSIPGALGASLGSGKEIICLCENNGFQKNIDSLKTICELELPVKIFILSSRNSNHNVQQLQSIYFGKRFTGLNYKKGNDLSELLFLNKKRKLVMDSIQKPNQLKSKIKKLLAPDGPAICTVELPDYCETVPRITLTVRQDGRWIAKPLEDMYPFLGQRELKKNMFVNLLEEDMVLE, encoded by the coding sequence ATGTCCGGCGAAAAAAAACTAAAATACAGTTCTGATATAATTATTAGAAAGGCAGAACCATCTCCTCATGATCATATCCTTCTTAACAAAACAATATTTGATAAAAGTCAGCTGTCGAATGATTTTTTTGACTACTCAAAGGGAGTTGTGAGAAAACCATGGGGGTATGAGTATCTTATTTATCAAAATGATACTGTAGCTGTCTGGATCCTGTACATTCAGAAGGATTATCAGACATCTCTTCATGCCCACCTCTCAAAAAAAACCTCAATCACTGTACTCTCTGGGAAGGCTGTTTGTTCAACCGCAGAGGGAGAATACCTCCGTGAGGCTGGTAAGGGAATGGTTTATGGAAATAATGTTTTTCACCGTACAAAATCAATTTCTGATAACGGCACCTTTGTCATGGAAATTGAAACTCCGGTCAACAAAAGAGACTTGGTCAGGGCCGTCGATGACTACGGCAGAGAAAAATTAGGGTATGAGGGGTTAAGCAACCTTTCGATTAATCTACACAATTACAACTATATTTCCTTTATAGACTCCAACATTTACTATAACATAAAGAAGCGATTCGGTCCCTCCGGTATCGAATTACACAAGATCGATTGCCTAGAATCATTTACCAAGCATACCCAGGGAGATTGGGACCTCATCGTTCTTCTCAAAGGGGAAATAACGGATAGGGTGGGTAAGGTTTTGTTGGGTGTTGGTGATTCTATTTCTAGGAAAGAGTTTTTAGGCCAAAAACATCTTATTCAACTTCGAGAACCTATCGAGATTATTATCGTCAAGAAAAGTGATCTTACACTACGACTCTCAGATTTCATAGTTTCCTTCCTGAAGAAAAGGGGGATTAAAAATTTCTTCTTTGTTGTTGATACCATTAATGCCCACCTTGTAGATGCCATTGTACGTGACACAGACCTTCAATCTCTTTGTTGTAGTACGGAAAATACCGCCATGCTGGCCGGTGAAGCTTATACCAAACTCACCGGCAAACTGGCAGTTGTTGTCGTTTCTTCTGGTTCTTCTGCAATGAATACCCTAACAGGACTTGCAAACACATGGATTGACTCCACGCCCCTTCTCATCATATCTGCCCAATCGAGATCAAGTAATCTGGACATGCCCGCAAACCAGAAGATCCGGCAATTAGCCAACAAGGAAATAGATATCGTCAATATAGTGCGCCCTATCACCAAGTACGCTAAAGTTGTTTCGGAGGCATCCTGTATTAAAGAAGACCTTGAGCAGGCTATCACCTCTGCCTTAGAAGGAAGACAGGGGCCTGCATGGCTTGACATCCCAATAGATATCCTTGGAACCAACATAGATGAGTCAGAACTTTCCTCATTAAAGCAAAACAAGTCTGCAATCTACAAATTTTCCAATAACCTGCAAGACAATATAAAAAGGATTCTGGATCTATTACAATCCAGCTCTAGACCTGTGATATTGGCCGGTTACGGCGTTAGGGCAGCGAAAGCAGAACAAGAACTTTACAGACTTATCAGATCTCTTTCGGTCCCTCTTCTCGTAAGTCGGAGAGGAATTGATCTTGTTCCAGAGGATTTCACCAATTATTTTGGATGCCCTGGTACCTATGGACAAAGGTCGGCAAATTTCATCATCCAAAATTGTGATCTTTTAATAACCATTGGGGCTCGCCTATCACTTCCTCTTGTAGGAAGAACCTACAAAGCCTTCGCCCGTAAAGCTTTCAAGATATTAATCGATATTGATCCTGATGAATTGAAGAAACCTACGGTTCACGCTGACCTGCAAATCAATGCTGACGCCAAAGAATTCCTCAATGAGATGGGACAATACTTAAATCAATTGAAAAGTTTTCAGTACGATGCATGGATCTCAAAATGCCAATACTGGAAGAAAAAATACCCCCCTCATCACGATTATAATTTGGCCACAAAAGATTATGAGATTAACCCTTACCATTTTGTTGAGGCCTTGAGTGGTCTTCTCAGCAAAGATGCCATTATAGTAGTTGATGGAGGTTCTACTCTAGATTATGTCATGCAAGCCTTTAAAGTAAAAAAGGGACAAAGAATTATTTCTTCTCCCGGCCTTGAATACCAGGGATTCTCAATTCCTGGAGCACTGGGCGCTAGCCTAGGAAGCGGGAAGGAAATAATCTGTCTCTGTGAAAATAATGGGTTTCAAAAAAATATTGATTCTCTCAAGACAATTTGCGAACTGGAACTTCCTGTTAAAATATTTATTCTTAGCAGCAGAAACAGCAACCATAATGTACAACAACTCCAATCAATATATTTTGGCAAAAGATTTACGGGACTCAATTACAAAAAAGGTAATGATCTCTCTGAATTATTGTTTCTCAACAAAAAACGAAAACTCGTGATGGATTCAATTCAAAAACCAAACCAACTCAAGAGTAAAATTAAAAAACTCTTGGCGCCTGACGGTCCGGCAATCTGTACTGTAGAACTCCCGGATTATTGTGAAACCGTACCCCGAATAACACTCACTGTTAGGCAAGATGGACGATGGATTGCGAAACCTCTAGAAGACATGTATCCTTTCCTCGGCCAACGAGAGTTGAAAAAAAATATGTTCGTTAACCTTCTCGAAGAAGATATGGTTCTAGAATGA
- a CDS encoding thiamine pyrophosphate-binding protein — translation MEIKISDYIVQSLVAQGVHHVFVLSGGANLALIDALQRNPQIKYVCTHHEQAASIAAEAYSRVTSNLGACIVTTGPGGTNAITGVLCAWQDSIPCIFISGQSRSDRPENKLIRQLNIQGLDITAIVGSITKYSVTIRDRQTIKYHLQKALYLARHERPGPVWIDLPLDLANALVDPDTLPCFDPPQEFEEQQNRSDESNKIGSLIQLLQKSKRPLLLIGGGVHLSKTEQEMLEILEMLQIPYVCTWNIQDIASDDDPLYMGSPGIFGTRYANFAIQNCDLLLCVGSRLANSLTGHNYKTFARAAKKVVVDIDQNELTKETVPLDLTICMDAKDFLKNFVNLLHKDSKVDIKQYHPWRQRCQEWRKRYPATLPEYYNQEGFVNSYVFTDVLSEELKNDDVIVLGVGTSFTGTFQSFKPKRGQRIFHAGGAAPMGYCLPGSIGACFARGQKRTICITGDGSIQLNLQELQTIVHHNLPVKIFLINNNGYVTVRTTQDDWFESRHSASSTEGGVSFPDMISLAKAYGINNERIHNHGELRNKIKTALHSEGPFLCEIMMSPHQPLIPYITYGKTKKGKAYQRPLEDMSPLLSRDELRSNMIIDLWEEPD, via the coding sequence ATGGAGATTAAGATTTCTGATTATATTGTTCAAAGTCTTGTGGCTCAAGGGGTGCACCACGTTTTCGTTCTTAGTGGAGGTGCAAACCTGGCTCTGATAGATGCACTCCAACGGAATCCTCAAATTAAGTACGTTTGTACTCACCATGAGCAGGCCGCATCAATAGCGGCAGAGGCTTATTCAAGAGTGACAAGCAACCTGGGCGCTTGCATTGTTACCACTGGCCCGGGAGGGACAAATGCAATCACCGGAGTCCTCTGCGCTTGGCAGGATTCTATACCTTGCATTTTTATATCGGGGCAGAGTCGTTCAGATCGTCCAGAAAATAAGTTAATACGACAACTGAACATCCAAGGACTGGATATTACTGCGATTGTCGGATCAATCACAAAGTATTCTGTGACAATCCGTGATCGTCAAACAATAAAATATCATTTACAAAAGGCCCTTTATTTAGCACGTCACGAAAGGCCAGGGCCTGTATGGATTGACCTCCCGCTGGATCTTGCCAATGCCTTAGTTGATCCTGACACCCTCCCCTGCTTTGATCCACCACAGGAGTTTGAGGAACAACAAAATCGGTCAGATGAATCAAATAAAATTGGAAGTTTAATCCAATTATTACAAAAATCAAAAAGGCCACTCCTACTCATTGGAGGGGGAGTGCATCTTTCAAAAACAGAACAAGAAATGCTGGAAATACTGGAAATGTTACAAATTCCGTACGTCTGTACCTGGAACATCCAAGACATTGCCTCTGATGATGACCCGTTATACATGGGTAGCCCTGGCATCTTTGGTACACGATACGCCAATTTTGCTATTCAGAACTGTGATTTACTCCTATGTGTCGGATCAAGATTAGCCAATTCCCTGACTGGGCATAATTATAAAACTTTTGCCCGCGCTGCAAAAAAAGTCGTTGTTGATATCGATCAAAATGAATTAACCAAAGAAACTGTTCCTTTGGATCTAACAATCTGCATGGACGCCAAAGATTTTTTAAAGAACTTTGTTAATCTTTTGCATAAAGATTCAAAAGTAGACATCAAACAATACCATCCTTGGAGACAGAGGTGCCAAGAATGGAGGAAAAGGTATCCTGCGACCTTGCCGGAATACTATAATCAAGAAGGATTTGTAAATTCATATGTCTTTACAGATGTTCTCTCAGAAGAACTGAAAAATGATGATGTTATTGTACTCGGTGTGGGAACTTCTTTTACTGGAACTTTTCAATCCTTCAAACCCAAGAGAGGTCAAAGGATCTTTCATGCCGGTGGAGCCGCCCCCATGGGGTATTGTTTACCTGGTAGTATCGGGGCTTGTTTTGCGCGAGGTCAAAAGCGGACGATATGCATCACGGGAGATGGCAGTATCCAGCTGAATCTTCAGGAATTACAAACAATCGTTCATCACAATCTACCCGTCAAGATATTCTTGATCAACAATAACGGGTATGTGACCGTACGTACCACTCAAGACGATTGGTTTGAAAGCCGTCATTCAGCCTCAAGCACGGAAGGAGGAGTTTCATTCCCGGATATGATCAGCCTTGCCAAGGCCTATGGTATTAACAATGAGCGTATTCACAATCATGGTGAACTAAGAAACAAAATAAAAACCGCACTCCATTCAGAAGGGCCGTTCCTTTGTGAGATAATGATGAGCCCGCATCAGCCTCTCATCCCTTACATTACCTATGGAAAAACAAAAAAGGGGAAAGCTTATCAGCGTCCTCTGGAAGATATGTCTCCTCTTCTATCACGTGACGAATTGCGCTCAAACATGATTATTGACCTTTGGGAAGAACCCGATTAG
- a CDS encoding DJ-1/PfpI/YhbO family deglycase/protease has translation MKRALIITGRKVQDHEFIYPYYRLQEEGFALDVAIRNKETVMGILGTTITPTRDITGIDVKDYSLLVLPGGAKAMEYIRQDQEVINFITNFNKTGKVIAAICHGTQLLISANIVKGRNVSGYYSIKDDVNNAGAKYIDAPYVTDENLITSPHYKYLGDWMRETFRVYKTKN, from the coding sequence ATGAAAAGGGCACTTATTATAACCGGCAGGAAGGTCCAGGACCATGAGTTTATTTATCCCTACTATAGACTGCAGGAGGAAGGTTTTGCCCTGGATGTGGCCATTCGTAATAAAGAAACAGTGATGGGAATCCTTGGGACCACCATCACTCCAACCAGGGATATCACAGGAATTGATGTTAAAGACTACTCTCTTCTCGTCTTGCCTGGCGGGGCTAAAGCTATGGAGTATATACGTCAAGACCAAGAAGTAATCAATTTTATAACAAACTTTAACAAGACGGGCAAGGTTATTGCCGCTATCTGTCATGGAACTCAACTTTTGATCTCGGCAAATATCGTTAAAGGAAGAAATGTCTCTGGGTATTACAGTATCAAGGACGATGTTAATAATGCCGGTGCCAAGTACATTGATGCTCCTTATGTCACCGACGAAAATCTAATTACTTCCCCTCATTACAAGTATCTTGGTGACTGGATGAGGGAAACTTTTAGGGTCTATAAAACAAAAAATTGA
- a CDS encoding glycosyltransferase has translation MNKPTLSVTISNYNDGKYIKKKLESLLNQSYPPDEIIIIDDGSTDDSVSIINELARDNPTIHLHRNDRNEGVMEAAKRMFKLTRGDYIYSASSNDLVKPTFLEKSMNLLIKYPEAGLCCSNSVTLDESTGLTSQNDFGVEAPRYFSPEELVQQMKKRWFWIAGHTSIIKRSSLVEAKEFRPELKWHGDWFLLHVIAFRHGICYTPELLAIWKTSSNSYSARPRSRTERRLVYKKLFDLILSESHKDVRKNFKESGILSTFSYSALSVALSRIRYLKLTSLHFWKVCLLDTARIIIIVIVKKIPGARFFYRKFKK, from the coding sequence ATGAATAAACCTACCCTTTCGGTAACAATCTCTAATTATAACGATGGCAAATACATCAAGAAAAAGCTGGAAAGTCTGTTAAACCAGTCTTACCCTCCCGACGAAATAATCATCATTGATGACGGCTCTACCGATGATAGCGTTTCGATTATAAACGAGCTGGCTCGAGACAACCCCACAATTCACCTCCACAGAAACGACCGTAATGAAGGAGTTATGGAAGCAGCAAAACGTATGTTTAAGCTAACGCGAGGGGATTATATTTACAGCGCCTCCTCCAATGATCTTGTTAAGCCAACTTTTCTTGAAAAATCGATGAATCTTCTCATCAAATACCCTGAAGCAGGTCTTTGTTGTTCTAATTCGGTTACCCTTGATGAATCAACAGGCCTAACGTCTCAAAATGATTTTGGAGTTGAGGCCCCCCGTTATTTCTCGCCGGAAGAGTTAGTCCAACAAATGAAGAAACGCTGGTTCTGGATTGCGGGCCATACTTCTATTATAAAACGTTCGTCTCTTGTCGAGGCAAAAGAATTCAGACCTGAGCTTAAATGGCATGGCGACTGGTTTCTTTTACATGTTATTGCCTTCAGACATGGTATCTGCTACACGCCGGAACTTTTGGCAATCTGGAAGACAAGCTCAAATTCTTACTCAGCACGCCCAAGATCGCGGACCGAAAGACGTTTGGTCTACAAAAAACTTTTTGACCTGATTCTTTCTGAATCCCACAAAGACGTTCGTAAAAACTTTAAGGAGTCTGGAATCCTATCAACGTTTTCCTATTCAGCTCTTAGTGTCGCCCTAAGCCGGATAAGATATCTCAAGCTAACCTCACTCCATTTTTGGAAGGTGTGTCTTCTGGATACGGCTCGGATCATTATCATAGTTATTGTCAAAAAAATTCCAGGGGCTAGATTTTTTTATAGAAAATTTAAAAAATAA
- a CDS encoding NUDIX domain-containing protein, with protein sequence MLQSVHAILLLNKLFVLQLRDNIPTIPAPGKWSLFGGKINAYETPRSAIEREIQEELLITPPTYRFFWSTEYFFKFQKVRGRIWFFIANANSVWSEHKLKEGQMVKAFSFNDLPVSKMPSIMFRALKRFHRS encoded by the coding sequence ATGCTTCAGTCTGTTCATGCCATACTTTTACTCAACAAGCTCTTCGTCCTTCAGCTACGCGATAATATTCCAACAATTCCAGCCCCTGGAAAGTGGTCTTTATTTGGCGGCAAAATAAACGCCTATGAAACACCAAGATCTGCTATCGAAAGGGAAATACAAGAGGAGTTGTTAATTACTCCCCCTACCTACCGTTTTTTTTGGTCTACGGAATACTTCTTCAAATTTCAGAAAGTAAGGGGACGTATCTGGTTTTTTATTGCCAACGCTAATTCTGTCTGGTCTGAACACAAGTTAAAGGAAGGACAAATGGTAAAAGCCTTTTCATTTAATGATCTTCCCGTCTCCAAAATGCCTTCAATAATGTTTCGTGCCCTAAAAAGATTCCATCGAAGCTAG
- a CDS encoding SDR family oxidoreductase, with translation MSVTSDIGTALAKRYSGEGHRIIGTYRTEKNLEQLKDIPGCHLYHCDVGNRESIDQLISEYKKLNLAWDVFISCPCTPLPHVPFFKCNFDEWSESIHINAIEQLRVLHQLFPMKKTKGICDVVFFAGGGTNNAVVNFSAYTVSKIMLIKMCEFLDAENEDLNIFIVGPGWTKTKTHFITLEHMDKTDKKYPQLVEFMKSGVGTSMDDIYHCIEWLREQGKEVASGRNFSIVNDQWKEASRDQLAMALKSDINMYKLRRHGNNFLVRSSSR, from the coding sequence TTGTCTGTGACCAGTGATATTGGAACAGCCTTGGCAAAAAGATACTCAGGAGAAGGCCATCGAATTATTGGGACTTATCGCACAGAGAAAAATTTGGAACAGCTTAAAGATATCCCAGGATGCCATTTATACCATTGTGACGTGGGGAATAGGGAAAGCATCGACCAATTGATAAGCGAGTACAAGAAATTAAACTTAGCTTGGGATGTTTTTATCTCCTGTCCCTGCACTCCCTTGCCGCATGTCCCTTTTTTTAAGTGCAACTTTGACGAATGGAGTGAATCGATTCATATCAATGCCATTGAGCAGTTACGGGTGCTTCATCAGTTGTTCCCCATGAAAAAAACAAAAGGGATATGCGATGTTGTCTTTTTTGCAGGCGGCGGGACAAATAATGCCGTAGTTAATTTCTCCGCTTATACCGTTTCCAAAATCATGCTTATTAAAATGTGTGAATTTCTCGATGCAGAAAATGAGGATTTAAACATTTTTATCGTTGGTCCCGGATGGACAAAAACGAAGACTCACTTTATTACCCTGGAACATATGGATAAAACTGACAAAAAGTACCCCCAACTCGTTGAGTTTATGAAAAGTGGTGTCGGAACCAGCATGGATGATATCTACCATTGCATAGAGTGGCTCCGTGAACAGGGAAAAGAGGTCGCGAGTGGCAGGAACTTTTCCATCGTCAATGACCAGTGGAAGGAGGCCTCGAGGGATCAACTCGCCATGGCCTTAAAATCCGATATCAACATGTACAAACTGAGAAGACACGGGAATAATTTTCTTGTGCGCAGCTCTAGCCGGTAA
- a CDS encoding methyltransferase domain-containing protein translates to MKWKLFIKNLTEHFGYAIHKSSGFYEGCSDTGREYADKEDVLPRFILKKAPPTPWSGNDTRFIVDNGKSILEETVYYSHLTLLKLCKHFAFQSVLDMGSHERRITRIFQHIGKEVTTIEIAPGYEADYKEDYLKQKFDKKFDAIWCSQIYEHQRNPGIFLDKIFDDLNNNGVLALTIPFQVDHTVMFGHINITSPLMLIYHLVCAGFDCQEICLKCYNGNIGVILRKKYNGIKRNQAFGSLPLSDATPEKSIRTLGDEFFSKMEESFPPQVRNQVRGHWLSTKTVSINWGDPI, encoded by the coding sequence ATGAAGTGGAAATTGTTTATCAAGAACCTTACTGAACATTTTGGCTATGCCATCCATAAATCGAGCGGCTTCTACGAAGGTTGTTCTGACACTGGAAGAGAGTATGCCGACAAGGAGGACGTTCTCCCAAGATTTATCCTGAAAAAAGCACCCCCAACACCATGGTCAGGCAATGATACAAGATTCATTGTGGATAATGGAAAAAGTATTCTGGAAGAAACCGTATACTACTCACATCTGACTCTGCTTAAGCTCTGCAAGCATTTTGCCTTCCAATCAGTCCTCGATATGGGAAGCCACGAAAGAAGGATCACGAGGATTTTTCAACATATTGGAAAAGAAGTGACAACCATCGAAATAGCCCCCGGTTACGAAGCCGATTATAAAGAAGATTATTTAAAACAAAAATTTGACAAAAAATTCGATGCGATTTGGTGCAGTCAAATATACGAACACCAGAGAAATCCAGGAATTTTCTTAGACAAGATTTTTGACGATCTGAATAACAATGGGGTCTTGGCACTCACCATTCCTTTTCAGGTGGATCATACCGTCATGTTCGGGCATATCAATATAACTTCTCCTTTGATGCTCATTTATCATCTTGTTTGTGCCGGTTTTGACTGCCAGGAGATCTGCTTAAAATGTTATAACGGAAACATTGGCGTTATTCTTAGAAAGAAATATAACGGAATTAAAAGAAACCAGGCTTTTGGGTCTCTTCCTCTCAGTGATGCCACCCCTGAAAAATCGATTCGCACCTTGGGGGATGAATTTTTCTCAAAAATGGAGGAGTCCTTTCCTCCTCAAGTAAGAAATCAAGTGCGTGGCCACTGGTTGTCGACAAAAACGGTCTCCATCAATTGGGGGGATCCAATTTAA
- a CDS encoding HAD family phosphatase yields MTIVKAVLFDFDGVLADTMEYNYQAWYGAFKKYGISLQREDYFPLEGVQLDEIVRIITTKYGISNIDSSDVILTKEALFKKDFKFNNYPGVVPLITALKRSRIQMAIVSAGSRQRLFDTTPHQFLNMFDVIVTGDKVERGKPYPDPYLKAMRELSILPHESIVVENALIGIQAAKSAGALCIAIASTQDKSFLKEADFIIDRFSDLATLEIIQNLIT; encoded by the coding sequence GTGACAATTGTTAAAGCCGTGCTTTTCGATTTCGATGGTGTCTTGGCCGACACCATGGAATACAATTATCAGGCTTGGTACGGGGCTTTCAAAAAATACGGAATCTCTTTACAAAGAGAAGATTATTTCCCCTTAGAGGGGGTTCAACTTGATGAAATCGTTAGAATCATAACTACCAAATATGGCATCAGCAACATCGATTCGTCCGACGTTATTCTAACAAAAGAGGCACTTTTTAAAAAAGATTTTAAATTCAACAATTACCCCGGGGTAGTTCCACTGATAACAGCCTTAAAGAGAAGTAGAATACAAATGGCTATTGTCTCTGCTGGAAGCCGTCAGAGATTGTTTGATACCACACCGCATCAGTTTCTCAACATGTTTGATGTCATTGTAACAGGTGACAAGGTAGAGAGGGGAAAGCCGTATCCAGATCCCTATCTAAAAGCGATGCGGGAGCTTTCTATTTTGCCTCACGAATCAATCGTTGTTGAAAATGCCCTTATAGGAATTCAAGCCGCCAAAAGCGCTGGTGCTTTATGTATTGCAATAGCATCAACTCAAGATAAATCTTTCTTAAAAGAGGCTGATTTCATCATCGATCGCTTTTCTGATTTAGCAACTCTTGAAATTATACAAAACCTGATCACCTGA